The following proteins are encoded in a genomic region of Planktothrix tepida PCC 9214:
- a CDS encoding ArsB/NhaD family transporter, which translates to MLSLETLDSLIAGSIFVGVIILIMGEWLHLTIAAFLGSLLLIFFHVMSLTEAVHYISRSYATLALFFGVMILVRAFEPTKIFEYLAVKMIWLAKGEGKRLLLGIVALTTPICAMLPNATTVMLLAPLIPPIAQDVGIDFVPLLILMVFIANSSGLLTLVGDPATFIVGDSINISFVDYLQRLSIGGALAVVSVVILLPILFRKTWNTKFEHLEDLPHPQINHPRTLAMGGLIMAFVLTFFVIGETLPVPISPAAVALLGAALALMLAHHSKIDTVNHILRDLDWSTLIFFMSIFVLIGGLEKTGVINSLSGLLAIILGKNIALGSILLLLTVGIISSVVPNIPLVVAMVPLLKQYLVNVGFVGAEVLDPAFNGQFPPEVLPLFYAMMYGATLGGNGTLVGASSNIVAAGISEQHGRTISFKTFLRYGIPVMVVQLLMAILYVTVVFLIKG; encoded by the coding sequence ATGTTATCACTAGAAACACTGGATTCTTTAATTGCTGGAAGTATTTTTGTCGGAGTTATTATTCTGATCATGGGAGAGTGGTTACACCTCACCATTGCAGCATTTTTAGGATCTCTCCTCCTGATCTTTTTCCACGTCATGAGTTTAACTGAAGCTGTTCACTATATTAGTCGTAGTTATGCAACTTTAGCTTTGTTTTTTGGCGTGATGATTTTAGTTAGAGCCTTTGAACCCACTAAAATTTTTGAGTATTTAGCGGTTAAAATGATTTGGTTAGCCAAGGGAGAAGGGAAACGATTACTATTAGGAATAGTAGCGTTAACTACCCCCATTTGTGCTATGTTACCCAACGCCACAACGGTAATGTTATTAGCACCTTTAATTCCTCCCATTGCTCAGGATGTAGGCATTGATTTTGTCCCTTTATTAATTTTAATGGTTTTCATTGCCAATAGTTCAGGATTATTAACCTTAGTGGGAGATCCAGCCACATTTATTGTCGGAGATTCGATTAATATTAGCTTCGTAGATTATCTACAACGCTTGAGTATTGGAGGAGCATTAGCAGTTGTTAGCGTGGTGATTTTATTGCCTATTTTATTTCGTAAAACCTGGAATACTAAATTTGAACATTTAGAAGATTTACCCCATCCGCAAATTAATCATCCTCGAACTTTAGCAATGGGGGGATTAATTATGGCTTTTGTTTTAACCTTTTTTGTCATTGGAGAAACCCTACCCGTTCCCATTTCTCCGGCGGCGGTGGCGTTATTAGGAGCCGCTTTAGCCTTAATGTTAGCCCATCACAGTAAAATTGATACGGTTAATCATATTTTGCGGGATTTAGACTGGAGTACCTTAATTTTCTTCATGTCAATTTTTGTCTTAATTGGAGGATTAGAAAAAACAGGAGTCATTAACAGTTTATCAGGACTTCTAGCAATTATTTTAGGAAAAAATATCGCTCTGGGTTCAATTTTACTATTATTAACAGTAGGAATTATTTCTAGTGTTGTGCCAAATATTCCCTTAGTTGTGGCGATGGTTCCTTTGTTAAAGCAATATTTAGTTAATGTGGGATTTGTGGGCGCAGAAGTGCTTGACCCTGCTTTTAACGGACAGTTTCCCCCGGAAGTATTACCACTATTTTATGCAATGATGTATGGAGCAACATTAGGAGGAAATGGCACATTAGTGGGGGCTTCTTCTAATATTGTTGCGGCGGGAATTTCTGAACAACATGGACGAACCATTTCGTTTAAAACCTTTCTTCGGTATGGGATTCCGGTAATGGTTGTCCAATTGCTAATGGCGATTTTATATGTTACGGTTGTGTTTCTAATTAAAGGTTAA